A single region of the Solwaraspora sp. WMMD406 genome encodes:
- a CDS encoding DUF1801 domain-containing protein: MSKAGTDGFSEGERAALKERAAELKKETTRGRGGKAAAEELDVLSKIAQMEPSDRALAERIHAIVTSNAPDLSPKLWYGQPAYARKGKVVCFFRSGHADKEPYSTFGFAAAANLADDSGLWPTSFAVTQLSEQAAETIAVLVTKAVS; this comes from the coding sequence GTGAGCAAGGCAGGCACGGACGGATTCTCCGAGGGCGAGCGCGCCGCCCTGAAGGAACGCGCCGCAGAGCTCAAGAAGGAGACGACCCGCGGTCGTGGTGGCAAGGCAGCGGCCGAAGAGCTCGACGTGCTGTCGAAGATCGCCCAGATGGAACCGTCGGACCGCGCACTGGCCGAACGCATCCACGCCATCGTCACCAGCAACGCCCCCGACCTGTCCCCGAAGCTCTGGTACGGCCAGCCGGCGTACGCGAGAAAGGGCAAGGTCGTGTGCTTTTTCCGGAGCGGACACGCGGACAAGGAGCCCTACTCCACCTTTGGCTTCGCCGCCGCCGCCAACCTCGCCGACGACAGCGGCCTGTGGCCGACGTCCTTCGCCGTGACCCAGCTCAGCGAGCAGGCCGCCGAGACCATCGCCGTCCTTGTCACGAAGGCCGTGAGCTGA
- a CDS encoding NUDIX hydrolase, whose protein sequence is MSSPSDDYTATLPRKRMGSAVLLRDRDGRILLVEPTYKDYWELPGGAVDADESPYDAAVRELAEELGLIIAPGRLLVVDWVPPRAGRTEGVMFVYDGGVLEASQTDAIRLPPQELRSWAWSTLPQAQQRLSPLLARRAAAAVEAATASGTVYLEGGNQVGGP, encoded by the coding sequence GTGAGCTCCCCGTCTGACGATTACACCGCGACGTTGCCGCGAAAGCGGATGGGCTCGGCGGTGCTGCTGCGCGACCGTGACGGACGGATCCTGCTCGTCGAGCCGACGTACAAGGACTACTGGGAGCTGCCAGGCGGGGCGGTGGACGCCGACGAGTCGCCGTACGACGCGGCGGTCCGTGAGCTGGCCGAAGAACTCGGCCTGATCATCGCCCCCGGACGGCTGCTGGTCGTGGACTGGGTGCCACCTCGCGCCGGCCGCACCGAAGGAGTGATGTTCGTGTACGACGGCGGTGTCCTGGAGGCGTCGCAGACCGACGCGATCCGGCTCCCGCCGCAGGAGTTGCGCAGTTGGGCGTGGTCGACCCTGCCGCAGGCGCAGCAGCGGCTGTCGCCGCTGCTGGCTCGGCGGGCCGCCGCCGCTGTGGAAGCGGCGACGGCCAGCGGGACTGTCTACCTTGAGGGCGGCAATCAGGTCGGGGGACCGTAG
- a CDS encoding DUF397 domain-containing protein: MFLESPNWQLENAEWRTSSRSGGNGNCVEVADNLAAVVAVRDSKDRSGPVLAFSPTAWASFTTSLRGE; this comes from the coding sequence ATGTTCCTGGAGAGTCCGAACTGGCAACTGGAGAACGCCGAATGGCGCACGAGCAGCCGCTCCGGTGGCAACGGCAACTGCGTCGAGGTCGCCGACAACCTTGCGGCCGTCGTTGCGGTCCGGGACAGCAAGGACCGATCCGGGCCCGTACTCGCGTTCTCCCCTACCGCGTGGGCGTCCTTCACCACGTCGCTCCGGGGCGAGTGA
- a CDS encoding cellulose binding domain-containing protein → MDTRRRPEITQIWNGTLSTSGSTVSVRNVSYNGSLPAAGTATFGFLGSGSPSTPSSLTCTSP, encoded by the coding sequence GTGGACACTCGGCGGCGGCCAGAGATCACCCAGATCTGGAACGGCACCCTGAGCACCAGCGGCTCCACCGTCTCGGTACGCAACGTGTCGTACAACGGGTCGCTGCCGGCTGCCGGCACCGCGACCTTCGGCTTCCTCGGCTCCGGATCGCCGTCGACGCCATCATCGTTGACCTGCACCAGTCCCTGA
- a CDS encoding alpha/beta family hydrolase has protein sequence MAGPAAVAADNPYQRGPDPTAASVAAPNGPFATAQVSVPSGYGFNGGMIYYPTDTSQGTFGAIAISPGYTALFSVELAWMGPRLASQGFVVIGIETNNRNDFDTARGTQLLAALDYLTGQSSVRNRVDPNRLAVAGHSMGGGGAFSAALRRPALKAAVGFTPFSPSQNLNTMRVPALLYSGQNDTVTTPSSVSNLYNGLPSTTEAAYIEAAGLDHSFPTRPNTLLMRTMIPWVKIFLDNDLRYTQFLCPLTDSSGVLQYRNTCPLVPPGLPSPSPTTAPPTTAPPTTAPPTGACTATYQTIGSWPGSFQGEVTVRAGSSAINGWTVGWTLGGGQRSPRSGTAP, from the coding sequence GTGGCCGGACCGGCGGCGGTCGCGGCGGACAACCCGTACCAGCGGGGTCCGGACCCGACCGCCGCGAGCGTCGCCGCTCCGAACGGACCCTTCGCCACCGCGCAGGTCAGCGTCCCATCCGGGTACGGCTTCAACGGCGGCATGATCTACTACCCGACCGACACCAGCCAGGGCACCTTCGGCGCGATCGCCATCTCCCCCGGCTACACGGCACTGTTCTCCGTCGAACTCGCCTGGATGGGGCCACGGCTCGCCTCGCAGGGCTTCGTCGTGATCGGCATCGAGACCAACAACCGCAACGACTTCGACACCGCCCGGGGCACCCAACTGCTGGCCGCGCTGGACTACCTCACCGGACAGAGTTCGGTACGCAACCGCGTCGACCCCAACCGACTCGCCGTCGCCGGCCACTCGATGGGCGGCGGTGGTGCGTTCAGCGCGGCGCTGCGGCGCCCGGCGCTGAAGGCCGCGGTCGGCTTCACCCCGTTCTCGCCCTCGCAGAACCTGAACACCATGCGGGTGCCGGCCCTGCTCTACTCCGGACAGAACGACACGGTCACCACCCCGTCGTCGGTCAGCAACCTCTACAACGGGCTGCCGTCGACGACCGAGGCTGCGTACATCGAGGCCGCCGGCCTGGACCACAGCTTCCCGACCCGGCCGAACACGCTGCTGATGCGTACGATGATCCCCTGGGTCAAGATCTTCCTCGACAACGACCTGCGGTACACCCAGTTCCTCTGCCCGCTGACGGACTCCTCCGGGGTGCTGCAGTACCGCAACACCTGCCCACTCGTACCGCCGGGCCTGCCATCGCCGTCGCCGACCACCGCTCCCCCGACGACCGCGCCGCCCACCACGGCACCGCCGACGGGTGCCTGCACCGCCACCTACCAGACCATCGGTTCGTGGCCGGGTAGCTTCCAGGGTGAGGTGACCGTCCGGGCCGGCAGTTCGGCGATCAACGGCTGGACCGTCGGGTGGACACTCGGCGGCGGCCAGAGATCACCCAGATCTGGAACGGCACCCTGA
- a CDS encoding helix-turn-helix transcriptional regulator, with amino-acid sequence MPTTALGAFLVARRARLTPCDVGLTASGTRRVAGLRREEVAVLAGVSVDYYTRLEQGRERHPSASVLDAVASALDLDADARDHLFRLADVAPGSAPTPARPQVDPGLRELLDAWPDTPAIVIDRRLDLLAGNALADAFYADFTEPDNIARMTFLDPVGGGFFVDWQRAAQACVANLRLALGHDPHGRRVRELVEEVGAASPEFRQLWQRNDVRGKAHEAKAFRHGTVGELTLTYHAFDVRGAAGQQLIVYRAADGHSAEALRLLGTLAVSNWLS; translated from the coding sequence ATGCCCACCACCGCCCTCGGGGCCTTCCTGGTGGCCCGCCGGGCCCGGCTCACGCCGTGCGATGTCGGGCTGACCGCGAGCGGCACCCGCCGGGTCGCCGGTCTGCGTCGCGAGGAGGTCGCGGTGCTGGCCGGGGTGAGCGTGGACTACTACACCCGGCTGGAGCAGGGCCGGGAACGCCACCCGTCGGCGTCGGTGCTCGACGCGGTGGCCAGTGCCCTCGATCTGGACGCCGACGCCCGTGACCATTTGTTCCGGCTGGCAGATGTCGCGCCGGGATCCGCTCCGACGCCGGCGCGTCCGCAGGTCGACCCGGGCCTTCGGGAGTTGCTCGACGCCTGGCCGGACACCCCGGCGATCGTGATCGACCGCCGGCTCGACCTGCTGGCCGGCAACGCGCTGGCGGACGCGTTCTATGCCGATTTCACCGAGCCGGACAACATCGCGCGAATGACCTTCCTCGATCCGGTCGGCGGCGGCTTCTTCGTCGACTGGCAGCGCGCCGCGCAGGCGTGCGTGGCAAACCTGCGGCTCGCGCTCGGCCACGACCCACACGGCCGGCGGGTGCGTGAGCTGGTCGAGGAGGTGGGCGCGGCCAGCCCGGAGTTCCGCCAACTGTGGCAGCGCAACGACGTACGGGGCAAGGCCCACGAGGCGAAGGCGTTCCGCCACGGCACGGTCGGCGAGTTGACACTGACGTACCACGCCTTCGACGTACGCGGTGCCGCTGGCCAGCAGTTGATCGTCTACCGCGCGGCGGACGGCCACAGCGCCGAGGCGCTGCGACTGCTCGGCACTCTGGCAGTGAGCAACTGGCTCTCCTGA